In Amphiura filiformis chromosome 2, Afil_fr2py, whole genome shotgun sequence, one DNA window encodes the following:
- the LOC140137739 gene encoding cadherin EGF LAG seven-pass G-type receptor 1-like, producing MLMSVFCCMLVEALHLYRMIVLVFGIERNFRVVYIVISWGVPMLMTTVTASIGREHLHDHERCWLTGQFIWAFIAPVIAILTINLVILVIIVCKTLGVAEADKQDGIHSIRIGLRSTALLLPMVGVTWLIGLLGNTNINVAYVFDLLSALQGIYLVFVTCYVNSEVRNALKSEWRRRTGRVDHINAMGTAMSRLNTNERSRNVVNDTERGLIDSVANQGAGVENTADDANSAADNREKATSHDVVDDTNNNANQGAGVKNTADDTNSAADDKEKATSHDVVADIHNDANQGAGVENTADDANSAEDNREKATSHDVVDDTNNNANQGAAGVENTADDTNSAADNKEKATNHDVVDDTNNNANQGAGCKSN from the exons ATGCTCATGTCAGTTTTTTGTTGCATGCTCGTCGAAGCTCTGCATCTTTACCGTATGATAGTGCTCGTTTTCGGGATTGAGAGAAATTTTAGAGTTGTTTACATCGTTATTAGCTGGG GTGTGCCTATGTTAATGACCACCGTTACAGCTTCAATTGGTAGAGAACATTTGCACGACCACGAAAG ATGCTGGTTGACAGGACAGTTTATTTGGGCCTTCATCGCCCCTGTAATCGCCATTCTGACG atTAACTTAGTAATCCTAGTGATCATCGTGTGCAAAACCTTGGGAGTAGCTGAGGCTGATAAACAGGACGGAATTCATTCCATCAG AATTGGACTGCGAAGTACAGCCTTGTTACTTCCAATGGTTGGAGTAACTTGGCTGATTGGACTCCTTGGCAACACCAACATAAACGTCGCGTACGTTTTTGATTTACTGAGTGCATTGCAG GGGATCTATCTAGTTTTCGTCACCTGCTATGTCAACTCAGAG GTTCGTAATGCATTGAAGAGCGAATGGAGAAGAAGAACTGGACGGGTCGACCATATAAAC GCTATGGGCACTGCAATGTCACGACTGAACACCAATGAAAGATCTAGAAACGTTGTTAATGACACTGAAAGAGGATTGATCGATTCGGTTGCAAATCAAGGTGCTGGCGTCGAAAACACTGCAGATGACGCAAATAGCGCTGCAGATAACAGGGAAAAAGCCACTAGCCATGACGTTGTTGATGACACCAATAACAATGCAAATCAAGGTGCTGGCGTTAAAAACACAGCAGATGACACAAATAGCGCTGCAGATGACAAAGAAAAAGCCACTAGCCATGACGTTGTTGCTGACATCCATAACGATGCAAATCAAGGTGCTGGCGTTGAGAACACTGCAGATGATGCAAATAGCGCTGAAGATAACAGGGAAAAAGCCACTAGCCATGACGTTGTTGATGACACCAATAACAATGCAAATCAAGGTGCTGCTGGCGTTGAAAATACTGCAGATGACACAAATAGCGCTGCAGATAACAAGGAAAAAGCCACTAACCATGACGTTGTTGATGACACCAATAACAATGCAAATCAAGGTGCTGGTTGCAAATCAAATTGA
- the LOC140145273 gene encoding uncharacterized protein, with amino-acid sequence MWDSQATIEAATTEATTRVTTEATTEATTRAMTEVTTGVTTGATTGATTTDEVTTEHEITTTQNMTPMKMDTTTTGVQSISAFENVASIFPYNATPGTITNNSELVFYLFEHKNREEDFQFDSEGDLALTIPKEFLASGLHNGTGYLTVVIKKTPTDDTEYWGDDSGEVYHLLGSALVSINLFSINGTLRKHEDEYNPLNISFPIKDPRSRNTSKQTKYSKLVCAFWDVENTMWSQEGSLTYKADTSDKLQSCGFTHLTTFAVLFEFSKETNILGQGKDLDPCQPDGCNDISVLYDPCKQQRQFESDRLSCSNHLAV; translated from the exons ATGTGGG ATTCCCAGGCGACGATTGAGGCGGCGACGACGGAGGCGACGACGAGGGTAACGACGGAGGCGACAACAGAGGCGACGACGAGGGCGATGACAGAGGTGACGACGGGGGTGACAACAGGGGCGACGACAGGGGCGACAACGACAGATGAAGTTACTACGG AGCACGAAATCACAACGACACAAAATATGACACCAATGAAGATGGACACTACAACAACAGGTGTGCAATCTATATCAGCCTTTGAGAATGTGGCATCCATATTCCCGTACAATGCGACACCTGGAACAATAACTAATAACAGTGAGTTAG TATTCTACCTATTTGAACACAAAAACCGTGAAGAAGATTTCCAGTTTGATAGCGAAGGTGATTTGGCGCTTACAATTCCAAAGGAGTTTCTCGCGTCTGGACTTCATAACGGAACCG GTTATCTCACAGTCGTCATTAAGAAAACCCCAACTGATGATACTGAATACTGGGGTGATGATTCGGGAGAAGTATACCACTTGCTGGGAAGTGCATTGGTTTCAATAAACCTATTCAGCATAAATGGCACTCTGAGGAAGCACGAGGATGAGTACAATCCACTGAATATTTCTTTCCCAATAAAG GATCCTCGTAGTCGGAATACTTCAAAGCAAACCAAGTACAGCAAGCTAGTTTGTGCATTTTGGGATGTCGAAAACAC CATGTGGTCGCAAGAAGGTTCATTGACGTATAAGGCAGATACTAGTGATAAACTGCAAAGCTGTGGATTTACCCATCTTACAACCTTTGCTGTACTTTTCGAATTTTCGAAG GAAACGAACATCCTTGGACAAGGAAAGGATCTTGATCCATGCCAACCTGATGGTTGCAATGACATTAGCGTACTTTATGACCCTTGCAAGCAGCAGCGCCAATTCGAATCAG ATCGCCTGTCTTGCAGTAACCATCTTGCGGTATAA